From the genome of Pseudarthrobacter sp. NIBRBAC000502772:
GGGAACATTCACCGCGCTGCGCGACGGGGCAGAGATCGCGGTCCGGGACATCATCGAAGAAGCAGCCGCCAAGGGTGAGGCCGCCAGCGGGATAGAACGGAAGGTGGGCGAGCTCTACAACAGCTTCATGGACGAAGCGACAGTGGAGGCCAAAGGCATGGAGCCCATCCGGGGGCGGCTTGCCGAGGTATTTGCCACCACCACGGTTGCTGATCTCGTGGCCCTGGCCGGGCGGCTGTTCCGGTCAGACGTGTCCGGGCTCTTCTACATCTACCCGGCTCCGGACGCTGGCAACCCGGACCGCATCCTGCTCTACACCGGCCAGGGCGGCCTGGGACTGCCGGACGAGTCCTACTACCGGGAAGAGAAGTTCGCCCCCATGGTCAAGGCCTACGGCGAGCATGTCAGGACCATGTTCACGCTGGCCGGCGTGGACGATCCGGAGCCTGCGGCCGCACGCGTCGTTGCCCTCGAAACCAGCCTCGCATCCCACCACTGGGACAACGTCACCCTGCGCGACCCGCAGAAGACCTATAACCTCAAGTCCGCTGAAGAAGCGGCCACCCTGTTCCCGCTCCTTAACACCTGGTTCGAAGCTGCCGGGATCGACGCCGACAAGCGCAACGAGATCGTAGTCAGCACACCGGACTTCTTCAGTGGGGCCGCTGGCCTGCTGGAGTCCGAACCGCTCTCCGTGTGGCAGGAGTGGCTGGCCCTGCGGGTCATCAACGGCGCCGCGCCGTACCTGTCCTCCGAGTTCGTGGATGCCAATTTTGCCTTCTACGGAACAACCATCAGCGGCACGCCGCGGAACAAGGACCGCTGGAAGCGCGCCGTCGCCGTCGTCGAAGCTGCACTCGGTGAGGCCGTTGGGCAGATCTACGTCTCGAAGCACTTCCCCGAAACCCACAAGGCCCGCATGCAGACCCTGGTGGCCAACCTGATCGAGGCCTACCGGCAGTCCATCACCGGTCTTGCCTGGATGGGTGAGGAAACAAAAGCCGAGGCGCTGCGGAAACTGGGGGCTTTCCGCGCCAAGATCGGCTACCCCGACAAGTGGATCGATTACTCCGCGGTGGAAATCGACCCGCTGGACCTTCTGGGGAACGTGGAGCGGGCCCACAATGCCGACGTCGACCGCCACCTGGATGAGGTGGGCAAACCGGTAGACCTTAACAAGTGGCTCATGACACCGCAGACGGTCAACGCGTACTACCACCC
Proteins encoded in this window:
- a CDS encoding M13 family metallopeptidase is translated as MPISGIDLSNIDHTVRPQDDLYQHVNGSWLKATEIPDDRPLEGTFTALRDGAEIAVRDIIEEAAAKGEAASGIERKVGELYNSFMDEATVEAKGMEPIRGRLAEVFATTTVADLVALAGRLFRSDVSGLFYIYPAPDAGNPDRILLYTGQGGLGLPDESYYREEKFAPMVKAYGEHVRTMFTLAGVDDPEPAAARVVALETSLASHHWDNVTLRDPQKTYNLKSAEEAATLFPLLNTWFEAAGIDADKRNEIVVSTPDFFSGAAGLLESEPLSVWQEWLALRVINGAAPYLSSEFVDANFAFYGTTISGTPRNKDRWKRAVAVVEAALGEAVGQIYVSKHFPETHKARMQTLVANLIEAYRQSITGLAWMGEETKAEALRKLGAFRAKIGYPDKWIDYSAVEIDPLDLLGNVERAHNADVDRHLDEVGKPVDLNKWLMTPQTVNAYYHPMLNEIVFPAAILQPPFFTADADDAVNYGGIGAVIGHEIGHGFDDQGSQFDGGGALRNWWTEDDRTAFEKLTAKLVAQYDELSPYAAPGHNVNGKLTLGENIGDLGGLTIAYKAYLLSLDGKEPEVLDGLTGQQRFFASWAAGWRQVIRSEEAIRRLATDPHSPNEFRTNAIAKNLDAFHQAFGVTDQDGMWMPQDARVSIW